GCTTAGTCCTTTCTATATGCCTTAAAAAATCGTAGCCCAATCCTTCTCCTTTATGAGCTCCCTCTATCAATCCTGGTATATCTGCCATAACAAAGGATTTTCCTTTATGTTCTACTACTCCTAAATTAGGAGTAAGAGTAGTAAAAGGATAATTGGCAATTTTAGGTTTTGCTCTTGTGCATGCAGCAAGCAGTGTAGATTTACCTGCATTAGGAAATCCAACAAGTCCAACATCTGCTAATAGCTTTAATTCCAGTCTGACCCATAGTTCTTTCCCCTCTTCGCCACTTTCAGCAAATCGCGGTGTTTTCATTGTTGATGTAGCAAACTTAGCATTACCCCTTCCACCTTTGCCGCCTCTTAATACAATAGCCTTTTGACCTGATTTAACAAGGTCTGCAATAATTTCACCTGTTTCATCATTTATTATAGATGTACCAATAGGAAGCTTTATATAAAGATTTTCCGCATTTCTCCCATATTTATTATTTCCTTGACCATTTTCCCCATTACCTGCAATATATTTTCTCCTATACTTAAAATCCATAAGTGTAGACATATTAGGGTCAGCTATAAATATAATATCTCCGCCTTTACCTCCATCGCCTCCGTCTGGTCCTCCATATGCTACATATTTTTCCCTTCTGAAAGAAATAACACCATTTCCGCCATTACCTGATTTTATATATATTTTTGCAGTATCTATAAACATAATATCACCTGCCATTTCGTCTTTTTTATTATTTCCTTATTTATATTTTATATTTTTTCCTTCGATAAACTCCACAATCTTATCTAAATCATTACTCTTAAAGATATCCTTTTCAATTTTAAGTGCATCTATTGCTTTATGCACATAATCTATTATTTTATCCGGGTTTCCAAGCTGAGCATAACCCAGTATAATCTGAAGGTCATTAAGATAATCATGTCTCTTTTCACTGATATATTTTAGCAATATTTCAACATTCCTGTTGTCCATACTTTCATCCCCTTCATGACTTTTTAAAAAGTATATCCATGTAATAAGAAAAATCCTGACTTAAGCCAGGATTTCTTTTCTCTCAGCATAAACGCTTACCTGTTTTTTGTCACGGCCTTTTCTTTCAAAGGTCACATAACCATTGGTAAGTGCAAATAATGTATCATCCTTACCTATACCGACATTTGTACCGGGGTGAATTTTTGTTCCCCTCTGTCTAACAAGAATATTGCCTGCCAGCACAAACTGTCCATCGCCTCTTTTAACACCAAGACGTTTTGATTCACTGTCACGACCGTTTCGTGAACTGCCAACACCTTTTTTATGAGCAAATAACTGCAAATTCATCATTAACACCTCCTATCGCTTATCTTTATATATTCAGGATAAACCCTCTCTATATCCTTCAATCCAAGAATCATCGTTTCAATAATTGCCGTTACCTTTATTGAATCTCTTGCATCACCGTTATTCTTTACATATACTACCATATCCCCATCATGAATCTTCTTGCTTATTTCGACTGTTGGTAGATTTTCAATCCCTAAGACAGCCGTCTGTGTCACTGCCGCAACAGCGGCACATACAATATCTTTTCCATATTCATCATATCCGGCATGTCCTTTTATTTCAAACTTATAAACGGCATCGTTGTTATCTCTGAAAAATTTAGCTTTAATCATAACCCTAAACTATTTTTTCTATCTTGACTTTTGTATATGGCTGACGATGTCCCTGCTTTTTTCTTTCATTTTTCTTTGGCTTATATTTAAATACGGTAATCTTTTTGCCTTTGCCATGCTCAAGCACTTTTGCATCCACTTTTGCATTTTCAAGGAATGGCTTTCCAAATTCAAGATTCCCATCTTCTTTTGCAACAGCCAATACCCTGTCAAAGGAATAAACATCACCTTCCTGACAATTAAGCTTTTCTATTACAAGAACATCTCCTTCTTGAACCCTGTATTGTTTTCCGCCTGTTTCAATTATTGCGTACATATGGCACCTCCCCTTAACCAGTCTCGCCGAAACCAAGGTAAAATTTAAAACCCGTTCCGAGCGGCTACAATAAATATATTATCATAATAATATATAATTGTCAATTATACATCATATTCGATAATAAAATCACTATCATTTGTTATCTTGTCAATAAGAGGAATAATTGTAACCATACGGCTTATTTTATATAACTCCTTTAATTTATAAGTTTCTATAAGATTATTTATATGCTCATTACACTTAATATAAATTTTAGAAGCATTTGTATTATTGCATATTCTATCAATATTTCTTTTTATTTTATACACTATCCAATCATTTGATAGTATATATCCTTTACCCTTGCAATAGGGACATTTAGTAATAATATTTGTGCTTACTTGTGACCTTACCCTTTTTCTTGTCATCTCCAATAATCCCAGTTGCGTAAATCCCAGTATATTACACTTTGTCCTGTCATTTTTAAGTTGATATGCAAAAAAATCCATCAATTTTTTCTTGTCAAGTTCATCCTTCATATCTATAAAATCAATTATAATTATACCACCTATATCTCTTAATCTCAACTGTACAGCAATTTCTTTTGCAGCCTCCATATTTGTTTTTAAAATCGTTTCTTCTAATGAAGATTTGCCAATATATTTTCCTGTATTAACATCTATTACGGTTAACGCTTCCGTCTGATCAATAATTAAAAACCCACCACTTTTAAGCCATATCTTATTCTTTAAAAGATTATCTATCTGTTTTTCAATACCATATAAACTTATTAAGTCTCCTTCTTGATATTTAAAAATACTCTTTTTAAAATTCTTATCTTTTATATATTTAAGAATATTCTTATATTGTTTTTCGTCGTTTATTATGACTCCATCTATATCCATTGTATACATATCCTTGATATATTTGATAATAAAATTTTGTTCTTCATATAACAATGCAGGTGCTGAAACCTCTTTATACCTTTTTAGAATATCTCCATATAATTCTAAAAGATTATTCATATCTTTTAATAAATTTTCTCTTTCTATTCCTTTGGCTGCTGTTCTCATAATTAACCCGGAATTTTCAGGTTTTATTTCTCTTGCAATCTCATAAAGCCTGTTCTTTTCATTTGTGTCATTTATTCTATGGGATAAGGCAATATAATCTAACCCCGGCATGAAAACCATATATCTTCCAGACAAAGAAATATTTGTCGTAGCCCTTGGGCTTTTACTTCCAACAGCTTCTTTTGAAATCTGCACCATTATTTCCTGTCCAGGTTTTATTATTTGGGTTATTGATGTAATATCATGTTTTATATCATCAATATAAAGTGCATCATCGACAAATAAAAAAACATTTTTTTCACTGCCAATATCGATAAATGCAGCTTGCATTCCTTTTAATACATTCTGTACCTTTCCTTTGTAAATATTGCCAAGTATACTCTTGTCATTTTTTTTATTAATATGATATTCCCTTAATATATTATCATCTACATATGCTACCTGATTAAAATATTCATTTACATCAATTAAAATTCGTCTCAAAAAATCACCTCAGTCCAATATTAAGTCTTTCCTGTCTAATCTATACGTCTCTGTATCAATTTTATCTCCTATGAATTTATTAAAAGCATTTATAACATAAAGAGGTCCAGGCGAACCCTCAGCAATTGTTAATTTAATATATAATAAAATCCATCCCTCATCAGTTGAAATATACTTAAAATTAAGAATATATGGTTTTAAATCAATATCCTTTTTCCCTTTTTTAGTTTCTTTTTTTATTATAATTTTATCCTTAGACATAAACGCTTCAATTTTATTCTGTATCTCTTTCAATTCACCAAATAATCTTGCTTTTACTATATACTCAGCTTCTTTTACATGTTGCGACAGCAGATCCTTTTCCCCAACTTCATATGAATCTAATATATATATACCTTCAGGCAGCACTGCATTCATTCTATCCTTAAACTCTTGTGGAGATAAATTGTCTTCTATTATCACATCAAAATAATCTCCATGTGTTGTTGCACCAAGCATAAGGGCAGGTCCGAAAGATATAAGCGGATGTGGATTAAAACCCTTCGACAATGAAAACTTAATATCCCCTCTCCTCATGGCACGCTCTATTACCCGCATAAGGTCAAGGTGTGATATGAATCTCAGATTATCTGCCTTCATAAACCTATTTCTTAGCTTCAAAACATACAACTCCTTTATCAAGCTCTTTTATTCCACAGCCTGTACAGTTTAGCCTGCAATCATTCGTAAGCTTGCCTTCCATGGCTTTGTTATATTCTCTTATAAGATAATCTTTTTTAACACCACAGTCAATAATATCCCATGGAAATGTCTCATAGAAATCCCGTTCTTTGTTTGCATAAAAGTAAGGATTGATTCCTTCCTCTTCAAAGGCATCCATCCATACGTCAAATTTAAAGTAGTCCCTCCAGCTATCAAATTTACATCCTTTTTCCCATGCTTTCACTATAGCCTGTCCGACTCTTCTATCTCCTTTTGAAATTACAGCTTCCAAAAAGCTTATATGAGGTTCATGAAAGCTGTATCGAAATATTTTCCCTTTAAGCATATTTTTTAACAAATTCTGTTTTTCAATAATTAAATCTATTTTTTCTTGACCAAACCATTGAAAAGGTGTAAAAGGTTTTGGCACAAATGTAGATGTACTGACAGTTATTTTTAAGTTCTTAGTATTACCTCTAACTTCTTTATATACATCGGCAACTTTATGTGCAAGATACGCAATTCCTGCAACATCCTCCATTGTTTCAGTTGGGAGTCCTATCATAAAATACAACTTTACGGTGTTCCATCCTGCTTTAAACGCCTCTTTAGTTGAATTTAAAAGGTCCTCTTCCGAAACACCTTTATTTATTACATCCCTCAGCCTCTGGGTACCTGCCTCAGGTGCAAGGGTCAGACCAGTTTTCCTTACTTTTTGAATTTCCTTTAAAAGGTTAACTGAAAAAGCATCGATCCTTGTAGAAGGTAACGCAATACCTATGCCTCTTTCTTTGTATTTTTCAATCAAATCATGAATAAGCTCTTCTATTTTCGAATAATCACAGGTACTTAAAGATGTCAAAGATATTTCTTCATACCCTGTTGTCTTTATTAATTTATCCGCAAGTTCCAACAAACCTTCTCTTGATTTTTCCCTTACAGGTCTGTAAATCATACCAGCCTGACAAAAACGGCATCCCCTCGTACAACCCCTAAAAACCTCAAGCATAATCCTATCATGAACTATATTAATGTATGGTACTATTTGCTTAGCAGGGAAATAAGATTTATCAAGATTTTTTACGATTCTTTTTTTAATTACCGAAGGAACACCCTCAACTAAAGGGAAAATCCCTTTTACAGTACCATCCTCATTGTACTCTTCTTTATAAAAAGATGGTACATAAACGCCTTGTATTTTAGTTGCCTCCTTCAGAAATTTTTCTTTATTGAAACCTCTATCCTTCCAGTCAGCATACAAATCCAATATTTCATTTATAACCTCTTCACCTTCACCTATAACAAATAAATCTACTACATCAGATAAAGGTGCCGGATTATATCCACAGGGTCCACCTGCTATAATTAAAGGTGAAAAATCCCTTTCAATTCTTCTTATTGGTATGCCTGAAAGATTAAGCATATTTAATATATTGGTATAGCTTAATTCATATTGAAGTGTGAAACCAATAATATCCATTTCCTTCAGAGGTGTTTTTGTCTCCAATGTAAATAAAGGGATATCACATTCCCTCATCATATTTTCCATATCAACCCATGGAGCAAAAACCCTTTCGCAATATGTATCACTTCTTTCATTTATCAAATAATATAAAATCTTCATGCCAAGATGTGACATGCCGATTTCATATATATCAGGAAATGCAAAAGCAAACCTTATTTTGAAATCCTTGGTATTTTTAATAATAGAGTTGATTTCTCCCCCAGTATAACGGGCTGGTTTTGCTACTTTCATAAGTATATTTTCGATTTTATCTTTAATACTATACATTTAAAAACCTCCAAAAATATCACCGATGCATTTATTTAATCCGTAACTTACTGCATAATCTAAAAGCTGTGTTTCAGTTATCCTGCATTTCTCTCTCAGGTTTTTGTCCAGTACAATTATTATATGATATTTCAATGGTAAAAAACAATTAATTATTTTGCCGATTTTCTCATCCTCTAATACAGCAATATGATTAACTGCCATACTTCTTTTTTTTAAAAACTCTGATTTCTTATATGCAACATCCCTTAAATGAAAGAAAACTGCCATCTTTTTCTCATTTTTTGAAGAAAAAAATAATAATATTGCCAGTATAATTAATACATAATTTATACCACCATCTTTAATTGAATATATGGCATAATATATCATAACTATAGATATAAAATATGCAGAATAAATAGAATAATTCATAGCCCTTGTCAATCCTAAAAATCTTGAAAGAATACTTTTAAGTACCCTTCCACCATCAAGAGGAATCCCGGGAAGAAGATTAAACAAAGCCATTGCAATATTTATTTTCACTAAATAATCAAAGCTTAAACCCGTAAATTGCATTATCATTAATAATATAAAAACAAAAATAATATTAGAGAGGGGACCAGCCAATGCAATCAATATTTCTATGTCAGGTCTTACAAATACAACACTGTCAAGAATTGCTACTCCTCCAAAAGGGAAAATTTCTATCTGTAAAATATTTATTTTTAATTTCTTTGCTATATATGCATGGCTTAATTCATGAATCAATACAGACAATGTTATATTGACAAGTTCAACATAATATCCAGTAGTAATAAGTAACAATATAAAAACCCACGTCAATGGGTTTATTTTTATTCTTAGACCATCAATATTCATTTATTCATACCACTCGATTTTTTTTCTATTCTTACCTTTATTAAAGGGTCAATAGGCTTACCATTTTCCCATACTTCAAAGTGAAGACATGACACATTGGTTTTGCCGGAATTTCCAGTTTTACCAATAATCTGTCCTTTTTTTACCTGTTCACCTTTTTTTACATCTATTTCAGATAAATAAGCATAAACTGTTCTCAAATCATTAACATGCTTTAATACTATTACTTTTCCAAGCTCCGGATTATTGTTGTCTGCTATCATAACTTCCCCATCAAGTACTGCCTTAACATTCTCTCCCATGGGTGCCTCTATATCTATTCCTTCTTGTTTAATTTCCCTATTCGTTATAGAATCTAACCTTGTCCCGAAACCTGATATTATCGTTCCTTCTATAGGAGCTGTCATTTGTAATGCAGCATCTGATGAGGTGTTTTTTTCCTCTTTATTGTTAGAAAAAACTTTAATAACATTTTCTTTTATAGAAGGTATTTCTTCCATAACCAGTTTTAGCCCCTTTTTTGTATTCTCATAATTTGAATCAAAAGTTAATAATGTTTTTGCACCATTTGTTATTGAATTTGTTAAAGGCAGATTTATCGCTTTAAACAGCATAATAATGCCAAGCACAATAAGGCTTATAATAAACTGGTTTTCAAAATGTTCTATGTAATTTTTAAAATTAAACCTTTTGTTTATACCTGAATAATTTGAAGGCCATTTATTTGATTTCATTTGCTCAACCTCCTCTTATGTTATATTTATATTACTGGCGTTGAACGATTATGATAAAAAACAATCTCATAATTACATCTTATCTTTTATTGAAAAAAAGTGTATAATCTATTTAGATTATATTGTGATTAGGAAGGTGTAGAATTTGAAAAAAATTATAATATTTATCTATTTACTGATTTTCGCTTTTTCTATAGCAGGTTGCAGTAACTCTTCAAAAAAACAAGAAACAATAAAAAAAGAAACAAAAATAGATAACATGGAAAATAAAAAAATATCCATTGAAGAAGAAAAAAGAAAAGCACTTGAAAAAAAGGCTCAAGAGGGATATAATGCTTTCTTAAATAAAAAATACGATGATGCTATAGCAATAGAAGATGAAGTCTTAAAAGAAGATCCAAATTGTTATACGGCTTATTCTGTAAAGGGAATAACCCTTTGCTATTCACATAACTATGAAGAAGGGTCTAAATACATTGATAAAGCCTTAAGCATTAATCCAAATGATTATCTCGCAAGATTTAATAAAGCACTTTCACTTGAACTGTATGGTCACTATGATGAAGCCATTTATTGGTACAAAAAGGCAATAGAAATAGAAAAGGGTGCATGGAGTTATTATGGTATTGCAAGTATTTATGGAAGGAGAGGAGATGTGGAAAATACTATAAAATACTTAAAGCTTTCTATTGAAATTGACCCAAATGTGAAAAAAGAGGCAATAAATGAACCTGATTTTGCCCCAGTAAAAAATTCCAAGGAATTTGTAAATTTAATTAAATAAAATATTACTTCTCTAATATCATTTTAACAGAAAAAATCAGCATAAAAAACCCGAAAAATTTACGCAAATAAGCCGCAGGAATATAACAAGCAAATTTAGCGCCAAATATACTTCCAATAACAAGCATCATTGCTATTATCATACCTGCTTTTAGATCCGTATTTCCATGTTTATAATATTCTAAAAATGCTGCTAGTCCAACAGGTGGAAGCATTATAGCCAAAGATGTACCTTGTGCTTTTAATTGATCAAAACCACATATATATATAAGAGCCGGCACAACCAATAGTCCTCCTCCTATTCCTAAAAGTCCGCTTAAAACCCCTGCTGACAAGCCAATCAAGATATATATTATTATATTAACCATAATTTCACCACACCTTCAATCTTTTATATTCTCTTTTAATTTATAATATACTATCATATTTAACCAATTACGTCCAGAACGCTTTGCATCAAACATCATGTTCTCTACTCTCATAAAACCAATACTGAATGGATTTTTTCCATTTAATATGTATTTCTTCGGGATAAAAAGAACCGTCTTTTCGGCGGCGTGTTTATTAAATAAAATTTTTCAAGAGTTCCATTTATAAACGGTTAAGTCTTAAATATTATAATTTTTTACTAAAAAATAATTTTAGAATATATATCATTTACTCATAAACACATCATTAACTTTATCTTGTAAATATACTTTAGAATATTTCCCCCTTGACGCTTCTTCATACATCTTATATCCTTCGTCAATGCAGGCTTTACATGCATCTCTTGGAATAGAAACAGCAAATATTTCATAACCCAAATCCGAACGGGACTGAATTGTATTAACTCCTGAACAAGAAGGACATACCTTGAATTTCTGTGTCTGGGTTTCCCTAATGCCATCTGTGTCATAATATATATTTCTTGACCTCGATATATATTGTTTATTTTTAATTGTTTCTCTTTGAATATCGTCTTTCCTGCGCCAGCAGCTGTAAATCTTATCGCACAGTTCTTTTATATATTCCGTAATCCTATGTGATTGCCTGAGTTTTTCAGGATCATAGTCCGGTTCTTTTACACGAGAATAGTCAAGCCCTGCCATAGCAAGAATTATACCGAGGTTTACATAAGGAAGAGCTCCTTCAATTGAATATCCGCCTTCCAAAACTGCAATATCGGGATTTAATCGATGGTTTAACTCGGCATAGCCGTGGGCAGTAAACTTCATATTTGTAATAGGATCTGTATAGTGGTTATCCTGACCTGCAGAATTTACAATAATATCGGGTTTATATTCTCTAAGTATAGGAATAACAAGATTGTCAAGTACATACAAAAAGCCTTCTTCACCGGTTTCAGGAGGAAGCGGTATGTTTATATTGTATCCTATAGCAGAGGGACCTCCAAATTCATCAATAAAACCTGTACCGGGATAAAGGGTTCTTCCATCCTGATGAAAGGATATATAGAGGGTATCCTTATCATTCCAGTAAATATCCTGAGTACCATCACCATGGTGACAATCCGTATCCACGATAGCTATTTTTTTATTCCCAAATCGTTGCCTTATATTTTCCAGCATAACAGCTTCTATATTAATGATACAAAAGCCCCGATCTCCATATACTACCCTCTGTGCATGATGTCCCGGCGGTCTTACAATAGCAAAAGCTTTATCCACATCCTTTTCCATAACCATTTCGGCAGCCTTTATAGCACCTCCTGCAGATATCAAATGCGACTGGGTTACCCTTGTCATTACATCAGGTACACAAAAATGCACCCTTTCAACATCCTTAACAGTAGCCATATCAGGATTATAAAATTTTATTCCGTTAATATCTTCAATCCCTTCTTCAAATACCTGATCCTGAGTATAAAGAAGCCTTTCTTCTCTTTCAGGATGCGTAGGGCTTATTGCCCAATCAAAAGCCGGAAAAAATACAAGACCCAATTTGTTTTTAGCCTTAATCATTATTTGCACCTCCCAGTTCATATAATAATCCAGGTCTTATCTGGGCTCTTATCCTTATATTTTTGCCACTGGTATAAAATCCCCTCACCATATTGAAGCTTGATTCTTCTGTTATTTCTGCTTCAAATTCCTTATCAATAGTTCCTATAGCAGAAGCCTTTTCTTTTAAAAGTTGCAATGCCTTTTGTTTTGCCTCATATATAGTGAAATTTTTGTCAATTTTCTCATATAGCCCCATTTCAGGTACTGAAAGTTTACCTTCAGCAGTATCAGCTAAAACTGTTACTTCAGCAGTTGTCTTTGCAAGAGCTGCTCCTATTGCATTAGCCACCTCATAATTTTCTGGAACATAACAAGGCAGGTTAAATTCTCTTTCCAATAGAGGAGCTAAAGCCTTAGCAGGACCTCCTATGGCAGAAATATACTGTGGCTTCAATTTTTTCCCGTATAAAAGTTCTTTAACCGTATATACAGGTTTACTGTTAATTTCATCAAGGATGTGATTCACTTCTTGTTTTATCATAGTTCCCATCTTTTTATAGATATATTCTGAGGTTCCTTTGACATCTAATCCGAGTTTATCTCCTATTTGTTTCATTGCTGAAACAGCCTGCTCTTTATTACCAAAATCGAGAAGCCCCAAGACTATCATAGCATCACTTGGAGTAGGCACAGAACCCCCAAGTGCCATTGGAAACCCCTCTCGGCGAGGTCCTATCTCTATTTCTCCATCTTCAACATGTATTGCGCTATCTCCTCCGAGACCTATAGAAACACTGTATATAGCCCTTACCAGTGTATTATAATTGCTTATATTAATACCAAGAGGCTCAAAAAGTGAAATCCCATCTGCCACAAAAGAAATATCAGTTGTAGTACCACCAATATCTAAAAAAACAGCATCCTTATCTCCTGGCTTAAAAGCAAGTGCACCCATTAAGCTTGCAGCAGGTCCTGATAATATAGTATTTACCGGATATTGCTGTCCTGCATCTAAGCTTATTGTTCCGCCATCAGCTTTAAGCACATTAACCGGAACATTGATATTTTCTTTTTTCATAGCCTTCCTTATGCTTTCACAAAATGATTTGAAAACATAATATACTGCAGAATTTAAGTAGGAAGTATACACCCGTCTTGGAAAGTTTAATTTTCCTGAAAGCATATGTCCCATCGTTACAGGAGAAAATTCATCATCTAAAAGCCGGCTAATATTAATTTCATGCATAGGATTTCTAATAGAAAATTTAGCCACCACTGCACATGCTTTTATATCCTTATCCCTAAATTTTGCAACAGCTTCTTGTATTTCCTCTGGGTTAAAGGGTTTTATTTCTCTACCGCGATGGTCAACATATCCTGTAATAAAAATATTCTCTTTTCCACATGCCAGAAAAGAGGGATCCATGCCCGGACCGCTTTCTATAACCATACCAACAGGAGCAATCTTACCCTCTACAATGGCATTTGTTGATATAGTAGTGCTTAAATTTATATGCTCAATACTTGAAATATCCTTATCTTTAAGCAAACAATTTAAAGTTTTCCATATGGATCCAAATAAATTAGTATGATCGGTAGGAGTCTTAGCTACATCTATAATATTACCCTTATCAATAAGTACAGCATCCACATGGGTTCCTCCCATATCCAATCCTACAATCAATTTAAATGCCTCCTTAGTATTAAAACATTTAAAAATTTTTCCTTCTTTATTAATAATATATCAAATAAATAAATATATCAAATTAAATTTTATAAATTATCAAAAATTTATTTTTTGCCTTCTCATTCCGATATTCAACAGCAATCCCAGCCCAATCATATTAGCAAGCATAGAACTTCCCCCATAGCTCATAAATGGAAGGGGTATGCCTGTTACAGGCATTATTCCAATTGCCATACCTATATTTTCAAGAATATGAAAAGCCAACATTGATATTATACCTGTAGCAACAAGATATCCAAATCTATCTTTTGCCATAACAGCAATCTTCCATGATTTATAAAGCAAAATAGCGTACAATATAAGCAAGAAAGAAGCACCTATAAAGCCCAGTTCTTCGCCTATTACAGAAAAAATAAAATCTGTCCATGCCTCAGGAAGATAATAAAGCTGTGTCTGACTCCCATTAAAAAGCCCTTTTCCCCAGAACATACCTGAACCAACAGCAATTTTTGATTGTGTTACATGATATCCAGAACCTAAAGGATCAAGTTTTGGATTTACAAATGATAAAAGTCTATTACGCTGATATGGTTTTAATATTTTATATGCAAAAGGCAATAACATAAGTCCTGACATAATTAAACTAACAAAAATTCTAAGTTTTACTCCTGATATGAAAAGCATACCTAAAAATATGGCTAAGAATACAAGTGCCGTTCCCAGATCAGGCTGTAGCATGACGATAATAAATGGAATAGCAACATGAATAAGAGGAACAATTAATTCTTTGAAATATCTTATTTCCCCCATGTTGTTAAATTTTTGTCCCAAGGTTAAAATCAATGCAATTTTAGAAAATTCTGATGGCTGAATAAAAACCGGACCTATATGAATCCATGATTGTGCTCCATTACTGGTTTTGCCAATAACCAAAACTGATAAAAGAAGTAATATGTTGACAATGTAAATAACTGTAGAAAATTTTTGAAATATATTATAATCAAATAAATTTATAATTATAATCATTACAAGTCCTGCCAATATCGCAAATAACTGAATCATTACCTTTTGATATGAACCTGTTTTTAATGTGTGAGATGCACTTAAAATTACAATAAGACTTAATATGGAAATTAGTAAAGCGGTTATCAATAAACCATAATCAAAATTTTTCAGAAGCTTCTTATTATATGCCTTATACACCACATATTTCTCCTTTATAGTATTTTATCCTATTGATATATAAATTAATTTATTTTTAAAACTGCTGCGCCTTTGATTTTTCCGCTTTTCAGCATGACCAAGGCTTTGTTTGCTTCTTCAAATGAAAATCTTACAATCTCCGGTTTTATCGGTATCTCTTTTGCAATATTAAGGAATTCCTCTACATCACTACTTGTAACATTAGCAACACTTTTTATTTCACGTTCTTCCCAGAGCAATGTATCATAGTTGATTTCTGGTATTTTTGTTTCTTTTCTAATAGCATTAATGACAACCCTTCCACCTTTTTCAAGAATTTT
This is a stretch of genomic DNA from Aceticella autotrophica. It encodes these proteins:
- the rodA gene encoding rod shape-determining protein RodA; its protein translation is MYKAYNKKLLKNFDYGLLITALLISILSLIVILSASHTLKTGSYQKVMIQLFAILAGLVMIIIINLFDYNIFQKFSTVIYIVNILLLLSVLVIGKTSNGAQSWIHIGPVFIQPSEFSKIALILTLGQKFNNMGEIRYFKELIVPLIHVAIPFIIVMLQPDLGTALVFLAIFLGMLFISGVKLRIFVSLIMSGLMLLPFAYKILKPYQRNRLLSFVNPKLDPLGSGYHVTQSKIAVGSGMFWGKGLFNGSQTQLYYLPEAWTDFIFSVIGEELGFIGASFLLILYAILLYKSWKIAVMAKDRFGYLVATGIISMLAFHILENIGMAIGIMPVTGIPLPFMSYGGSSMLANMIGLGLLLNIGMRRQKINF
- a CDS encoding hydantoinase/oxoprolinase family protein translates to MIVGLDMGGTHVDAVLIDKGNIIDVAKTPTDHTNLFGSIWKTLNCLLKDKDISSIEHINLSTTISTNAIVEGKIAPVGMVIESGPGMDPSFLACGKENIFITGYVDHRGREIKPFNPEEIQEAVAKFRDKDIKACAVVAKFSIRNPMHEINISRLLDDEFSPVTMGHMLSGKLNFPRRVYTSYLNSAVYYVFKSFCESIRKAMKKENINVPVNVLKADGGTISLDAGQQYPVNTILSGPAASLMGALAFKPGDKDAVFLDIGGTTTDISFVADGISLFEPLGINISNYNTLVRAIYSVSIGLGGDSAIHVEDGEIEIGPRREGFPMALGGSVPTPSDAMIVLGLLDFGNKEQAVSAMKQIGDKLGLDVKGTSEYIYKKMGTMIKQEVNHILDEINSKPVYTVKELLYGKKLKPQYISAIGGPAKALAPLLEREFNLPCYVPENYEVANAIGAALAKTTAEVTVLADTAEGKLSVPEMGLYEKIDKNFTIYEAKQKALQLLKEKASAIGTIDKEFEAEITEESSFNMVRGFYTSGKNIRIRAQIRPGLLYELGGANND